The Bacteroidales bacterium genome contains a region encoding:
- a CDS encoding pantoate--beta-alanine ligase encodes MLITKSIPETTAEVVKVREAGKTIGFVPTMGALHQGHISLQERSRKENDFKVCSIFVNPIQFNNPDDLEKYPRTEDVDLKMFKEAGCDLVFMPSASEMYPEENKILYDFGHLDKVMEGQFRPGHFNGVAVVVKKLFDIVQPHRSYFGEKDFQQLAIIKALVKMLKIPVEIVPCPTLREPSGLAMSSRNERLSVDDRQKASAIFRTMSRAKEMVPAILPQECEKWVIQELDSISGLQTEYFNLVDAETLLPVQEWKTGQTVRGCIAAYIGGVRLIDNILFF; translated from the coding sequence ATGCTCATCACCAAATCCATCCCTGAAACAACGGCTGAAGTTGTAAAGGTTCGCGAAGCCGGGAAAACCATTGGCTTTGTTCCTACAATGGGAGCCCTGCATCAGGGACATATTTCTTTGCAGGAACGCTCGCGCAAAGAAAATGATTTTAAAGTCTGCAGCATTTTTGTGAACCCCATCCAGTTCAATAATCCCGATGACCTTGAGAAATATCCAAGAACAGAAGATGTTGACTTGAAAATGTTCAAAGAAGCCGGCTGCGACCTAGTGTTTATGCCCTCCGCCAGCGAAATGTACCCTGAAGAAAACAAAATCCTTTACGACTTCGGCCATCTCGACAAAGTCATGGAAGGGCAATTCAGACCTGGGCATTTTAACGGTGTAGCCGTGGTGGTGAAAAAATTATTTGATATTGTTCAGCCTCATCGGTCATATTTTGGCGAGAAAGATTTTCAGCAACTGGCCATTATCAAAGCGCTCGTTAAAATGCTTAAGATTCCTGTTGAAATTGTCCCTTGCCCTACCCTTCGCGAACCATCGGGACTCGCAATGAGTTCGCGCAATGAGAGATTAAGTGTTGACGACCGGCAAAAAGCCTCAGCTATTTTCCGAACCATGAGCCGGGCTAAAGAAATGGTTCCGGCGATACTTCCGCAGGAATGTGAGAAATGGGTTATACAAGAGCTCGACTCCATAAGCGGCCTTCAAACTGAGTACTTCAACCTGGTAGACGCCGAAACGCTTTTACCGGTTCAGGAATGGAAAACAGGCCAAACCGTAAGAGGCTGTATAGCTGCATACATTGGCGGGGTAAGGCTGATAGACAACATATTGTTTTTTTAG
- a CDS encoding four helix bundle protein, whose translation MDLEELRVYQQTMALGEKVWNLVINWDWFAKDTIGKQLVKSVDSIAANLSEGFGRYHYRESKNFFYYSCGSLFETKTWITKAINRDLISVDDFSAFSNEIKDISVKLNNYIASVGKK comes from the coding sequence ATGGATTTGGAAGAATTAAGAGTATACCAGCAAACAATGGCGCTTGGTGAAAAGGTGTGGAATCTTGTAATTAATTGGGATTGGTTTGCTAAGGATACAATCGGCAAACAACTTGTAAAATCTGTTGATTCCATTGCTGCGAACCTTAGTGAGGGCTTTGGCCGATATCATTATCGTGAATCAAAGAATTTCTTCTATTATTCCTGCGGTTCCCTTTTTGAAACAAAAACATGGATCACAAAAGCAATAAACCGCGATTTGATTTCAGTAGATGATTTCAGTGCATTCAGCAATGAAATCAAAGACATCAGCGTCAAATTAAATAATTACATCGCCTCAGTTGGAAAGAAATGA
- a CDS encoding aspartate 1-decarboxylase: protein MQIEVLKSKIHRATVTDANLNYVGSVTIDEDLMDAANLIEFEKVQVLNINNGERLETYVIKGKRGAGQIILNGAAARKVQPGDLVIIVAFGIIPANEAASVMPAIIFPNAQNKLS from the coding sequence ATGCAGATTGAAGTTTTAAAGTCAAAAATCCACCGGGCAACCGTAACCGATGCCAACCTGAATTACGTCGGAAGCGTAACTATTGATGAAGATCTGATGGATGCCGCAAACCTCATTGAGTTCGAAAAGGTTCAGGTGCTAAACATTAACAATGGCGAACGCCTTGAAACTTACGTGATCAAAGGGAAACGCGGAGCAGGACAAATAATCCTCAATGGAGCTGCCGCCCGTAAGGTTCAGCCCGGCGACCTGGTTATCATCGTGGCCTTTGGTATCATCCCCGCAAACGAAGCTGCATCTGTTATGCCTGCCATTATTTTTCCCAATGCCCAGAACAAACTTTCCTAA